The following proteins are encoded in a genomic region of Alnus glutinosa chromosome 8, dhAlnGlut1.1, whole genome shotgun sequence:
- the LOC133875004 gene encoding HIPL1 protein yields MARVLASTLLFCSLLLLFDPSFSKPLCIDSMAPLTLNTTLKFCPYNGSTCCNSTEDLQLQKQFQAMNISDPSCASIMTSILCARCDPFSAELFTVDSTPRPVPVLCNSTVSANSSQSRQAANNFCSSVWDTCQNVSFLNSPFAPSLKGQAGLPNNSNVSKLTEYWQSKTDFCNAFGGASMDGSVCFDGQPVTLNNTGTPSPPHGLCLEKIGNGSYLTMVPHPDGSNRAFFANQQGQIWLATIPDQGVGGILHLDESNPFVDLTDEVYLDTQFGLMGIAFHPNFAQNGRFFASFNCDKVKWPGCTGRCSCNSDVNCDPSKLGSDNGAQPCQYQSVIAEYSANGTSSQPSLATSAKPTEVRRIFTMGLPFTSHHGGQILFGPADGYLYFMMGDGGGTGDPYNFAQNKKSLLGKIMRLDVNNLPSADEINQLGLWGNYSIPNDNPYKEDTQLQPEIWAYGLRNPWRCSFDSERPSYFMCGDTGQDLYEEVDMITKDGNYGWRVYEGPLLYTPPDSPGGNTPPSSINPIFPVMGYSHSDVSKEGSASITGGYFYRSMTDPCMYGRYLYADLYATSLWAGTENPVDSGNFTSSVIPFSCAGDSPLKCSSVPGSSLPALGYIFSFGEDNRKDVFVLASSGVYRVVRSSRCNYTCSKEKFTPVGSPGPSPTTSGASQLTDPFNNFVLLFSSLLLLLGFVL; encoded by the exons ATGGCCCGCGTTCTTGCCAGTACCCTCCTGTTTTGTAGCTTGCTgctgctttttgatccttcctTTTCCAAACCTTTATGCATAGATTCAA TGGCACCGTTGACCCTGAACACCACACTGAAGTTTTGTCCTTACAATGGGAGCACCTGCTGCAACTCAACAGAAGATTTACAATTACAGAAGCAATTCCAAGCAATGAACATCTCTGATCCTAGTTGTGCTTCTATTATGACATCAATACTTTGCGCG AGATGCGATCCATTTTCGGCTGAGCTTTTTACAGTTGATTCTACACCCCGGCCAGTTCCTGTACTTTGCAACTCCACTGTTTCAGCAAATTCTTCCCAATCTAGGCAAGCAGCGAATAACTTCTGCTCCAGTGTGTGGGATACATGCCAAAACGTATCTTTCTTGAATTCTCCCTTTGCCCCTTCACTAAAAGGTCAAGCTGGATTACCAAACAATTCCAATGTTAGCAAACTGACTGAATACTGGCAGTCAAAAACTGATTTCTGCAATGCATTTGGTGGAGCGTCCATGGATGGATCAGTGTGTTTTGATGGCCAACCTGTTACGCTAAATAACACTGGAACTCCTAGCCCCCCACATGGCTTGTGCCTTGAGAAAATAGGTAATGGATCTTACCTTACCATGGTTCCTCATCCCGATGGGTCAAACCGTGCATTTTTTGCTAACCAACAAGGACAGATTTGGTTGGCAACTATTCCTGATCAGGGAGTGGGAGGCATATTGCACCTTGATGAATCCAATCCCTTTGTAGACCTAACTGATGAAGTATATTTGGATACTCAATTTGGATTGATGGGTATAGCATTTCATCCAAACTTTGCACAAAATGGGCGATTCTTTGCTTCCTTCAATTGTGATAAGGTTAAGTGGCCAGGATGTACAGGAAGATGTTCATGTAACTCAGACGTTAATTGTGATCCTTCAAAGCTAGGATCTGACAATGGTGCCCAGCCATGCCAATACCAAAGTGTTATTGCAGAGTATTCTGCTAATGGTACCTCATCCCAGCCTTCTTTG GCAACAAGTGCCAAACCAACAGAAGTGAGGAGGATATTTACAATGGGCCTTCCATTTACATCTCATCATGGAGGGCAGATACTCTTTGGACCTGCAGATGGGTATTTATACTTCATGATGGGAGATGGTGGTGGTACAGGTGATCCTTACAATTTTGCCCAAAACAAGAAATCATTGCTTGGGAAGATTATGAGGCTTGATGTAAATAACTTACCAA GTGCAGATGAAATTAATCAACTTGGTCTTTGGGGAAACTATTCTATCCCCAACGATAATCCTTATAAGGAAGATACTCAATTGCAGCCTGAAATATGGGCTTATGGATTAAGAAATCCTTGGCGCTGTAGTTTTGATTCAGAAAGGCCTTCCTACTTCATGTGTGGAGATACTGGGCAG GATCTTTACGAAGAGGTTGATATGATCACCAAGGATGGAAACTATGGCTGGCGAGTTTATGAGGGCCCCCTTCTTTACACTCCTCCAGATTCACCTGGCGGAAATACACCTCCGAGTTCCATAAACCCAATATTTCCGGTAATGGGATATTCCCACTCTGATGTAAGTAAGGAAGGATCAGCATCAATCACAGGGGGCTATTTCTATCGGTCTATGACTGATCCTTGCATGTATGGAAG GTACTTGTACGCAGATTTGTATGCAACTTCCCTATGGGCTGGCACAGAGAATCCAGTAGACAGTGGGAACTTTACCAGTAGTGTAATTCCTTTCAGCTGTGCAGGTGACTCTCCTCTAAAATGTAGCTCTGTACCAGGAAGTTCTCTTCCAGCTTTGGGTTATATTTTCTCCTTCGGGGAGGACAACCGCAAGGATGTTTTTGTCCTTGCCAGCAGTGGTGTGTACAGAGTTGTTCGTTCTAGTCGCTGTAACTACACTTGCTCAAAGGAAAAGTTCACTCCTGTTGGAAGCCCAGGTCCTTCTCCCACTACATCTGGTGCAAGCCAGTTGACTGACCCGTTTAACAATTTTGTTCTCCTATTCTCTTCCTTGTTGCTTTTGCTGGGTTTTGTGCTGTAG
- the LOC133874533 gene encoding DDT domain-containing protein DDR4, with translation MSPEPSPPPIPNDRPSSPDNHTLNPDSTNDTPAPQNDAAPAPPVNRSNRPSRACTIRAAARLHAAAAPAPASKPKKKEQRQDDSPQPKEQCSKIVTPLLGSPPPSQLPRWTIRSMWELASVLNFLHVFRPLLNITAEFSAEEFETALITPNDTLSDIHIPLLKAIPPVTRMALTRDTWVTVLCRKLRDWWHWVADGDLPIVASHGLEVEEYKMLDPGIRVVILKALCDIRVEQEDIRNYIDNSLKHGVQLSAFRKERVGGDSQGISYWYEDDPIIGHRLYREIRKVEVKKAKTKGSQVPLSASYLWETVATNFDEFQDVSEKLFSSKNRTEASLGKKLKIDMLPEIEKDHKRKERLLKKQHRQALLLDNFLTVDGLGPGRSLRDRKPVTYTFDDYDRSINEAIKITKRKPPSPEPPHRRDLVVKPEASINGKWSGPSHASQHDNFSAPSPTSPDFDDAQEEDKAEALDRSNRRRQRPQRYSAKEFVEAVSDNEADYDSDDEIVGEAVYDEEYLRKRKERRKLSSSSEGDEEYRWEEENAEEEEEEEEDDGDSLSVSEDSDEPRKFRKLPGRTRRETKLRSVGELQSGLRRSKRATRNRINYRQYEVSESETETESMKPEKSNTSDARSDASENGDYSVESQDSDVNDNVQEMKVDQPVEADTDEMVEKEQNKPPEKLNSPGQDEIEGVRKRRFLDLNELAPGSGFDDGPNTVIKDEDTDDL, from the exons ATGTCCCCAGAGCCCTCCCCTCCTCCGATCCCCAACGACCGACCCTCCTCGCCCGACAACCACACCCTAAACCCCGATTCCACAAACGACACCCCGGCCCCACAAAACGATGCCGCCCCCGCTCCTCCCGTCAATAGGAGTAACCGCCCATCTCGCGCGTGCACCATTCGCGCCGCGGCTCGGCTCCACGCCGCGGCGGCTCCTGCGCCGGCCAGTAAGCCGAAGAAGAAGGAGCAGCGACAGGACGACTCGCCGCAGCCCAAGGAGCAATGCAGCAAGATCGTCACGCCGCTGCTGGGGTCGCCCCCGCCTTCGCAATTGCCCCGGTGGACCATCCGGTCGATGTGGGAGCTGGCTTCCGTACTCAATTTCTTGCAT GTATTTAGGCCTCTTCTGAATATCACGGCGGAGTTCTCGGCCGAGGAGTTCGAGACGGCTTTGATTACTCCCAATGATACTTTGAGTGACATACATATACCTTTATTGAAG GCGATCCCTCCTGTTACGCGAATGGCACTTACACGTGATACATGGGTCACTGTTTTATGTAGAAAATTGAGAGACTGGTGGCATTGG GTCGCAGATGGGGATCTACCCATCGTTGCTTCTCATGG ATTGGAGGTTGAAGAATATAAAATGCTTGATCCAGGGATTCGTGTGGTCATCTTGAAAGCACTCTGTGACATTCGTGTTGAG CAAGAAGATATCCGGAACTATATTGACAACTCACTTAAACATGGTGTTCAGCTTTCAGCATTTCGTAAAGAACGTGTAGGGGGTGATTCACAAGGAATTTCTTACTG GTATGAAGATGACCCTATAATTGGTCATCGTTTGTATCGGGAGATAAGGAAAGTTGaggtgaagaaagcaaagacaaaGGGTTCCCAGGTTCCTCTTAGTGCATCATACCTGTGGGAAACAGTGGCAACCAATTTTGATGAATTTCAAGATGTTTCT GAAAAGCTTTTCTCAAGTAAAAATAGAACAGAGGCTTCGCTAGGAAAAAAGTTGAAGATAGACATGCTTCCTGAGATTGAGAAGGATCATAAG AGGAAAGAGAGGTTGCTGAAAAAGCAACATAGACAAGCTCTCCTTCTTGATAATTTTTTGACTGTGGATGGACTTGGTCCAGGACGCTCCCTTCGTGACAGAAAACCTGTCACCTATACCTTTG ATGATTATGACCGGTCCATCAACGAGGCTATCAAGATAACCAA ACGAAAACCACCATCCCCAGAACCTCCACACAGAAGAGATCTGGTTGTGAAACCTGAAGCTTCTATAAATGGTAAATGGAGTGGTCCTTCACATGCTTCTCAGCATGACAATTTCAGTGCCCCATCTCCCACATCACCTGATTTTGATGATGCTCAGGAAGAGGATAAAGCAGAAGCATTGGATAgaag CAATCGGCGGAGACAGAGACCGCAACGGTATTCTGCAAAAGAGTTTGTTGAAGCAGTTTCAGATAATGAGGCAGACTATGACAGTGATGACGAGATAGTTGGGGAAGCTGTTTATGATGAGGAATATCTGAGGAAACGTAAAGAGAGGAGGAAGCTGTCTAGTAGTTCTGAAGGAGATGAGGAGTATCGTTGGGAAGAAGAAAATgctgaagaagaggaagaggaagaagaagatgatggtGATTCCTTAAGTGTCAGCGAGGACAGTGATGAGCCCCGAAAATTTAGAAAACTGCCAGGCCGTACTAGGAGGGAAACAAAACTAAGGTCAGTTGGTGAGCTCCAGTCAGGTCTAAGACGCAGTAAGAGGGCCACCAGAAATCGTATTAATTACCGACAGTATGAGGTGTCAGAatcagaaacagaaacagagtCTATGAAACCCGAGAAGTCAAATACATCGGATGCACGCTCAGATGCAAGTGAGAATGGGGACTATTCAGTGGAAAGTCAGGATTCTGATGTCAATGATAATGTCCAGGAAATGAAAGTTGATCAGCCTGTTGAAGCTGACACTGATGAGATGGTAGAGAAAGAGCAAAATAAGCCGCCTGAGAAATTGAACAGCCCCGGCCAAGATGAAATCGAGGGTGTACGGAAAAGACGTTTCCTTGATCTAAATGAGCTTGCTCCTGGTTCTGGTTTTGATGATGGTCCGAACACAGTAATAAAAGATGAAGATACAGATGACTTATGA